The following proteins are co-located in the Manihot esculenta cultivar AM560-2 chromosome 9, M.esculenta_v8, whole genome shotgun sequence genome:
- the LOC110623102 gene encoding uncharacterized protein LOC110623102, protein MKLASPIAKTLVKRMAPTSLLGPPELHNPTLLPKTPLSQPTDGVTDPFMDLMVADFNKTTIDPTQSPPMGYTENASATFLSSGNPCLDFFFHVVPDTHPDFIRQRLHDAWQYNPLTTLKLICNLRGVRGTGKSDKEGYYAAAIWLHQFHPKTLACNVSSLSDFGYFKDLPEILYRLLEGYDVRKIQKTEWKKRKMGGKRKRTSFNLRRSTFRGPFQRRIKSQRSKQSRQPQPSVTREMRIANAMQRNKIEKEKASVARKEKKVAMAKKVFERYSRDPDFRFLYERVSGFFAERLKTDMEHLNSGRVRKVSLAAKWCPSIDSSFDRSTLLCESIARKVFPRESYPEYEGVEEAHYAYRIRDRLRKEVLVPLRKALELPEVYIGHNRWGDIPYNRVASVAMKFYKDKFLKHDAERFSQYLEDVKSGKAKIAAGALLPHEIIMALNDGDGGQVAELQWKRMVDDLLQKGKLKNCMAICDVSGSMDGTPMEVSVALGLLVSELSEEPWKGKVITFSESPTLQIIQGDSLMEKTEFVRRMEWGMNTDFQKVFDLILQVAVDGKLKEDEMIKRVFVFSDMEFDQASTNPWETDYKAIERKFKEKGYEKVIPEVVFWNLRYSKATPVPAREKGVALVSGYSKNLMKLFLDGDGIVDPVSIMEAAISGEEYQKLSVLD, encoded by the coding sequence ATGAAACTAGCAAGTCCCATCGCCAAAACCCTAGTCAAAAGAATGGCACCCACATCTCTGCTCGGTCCTCCAGAGCTCCATAATCCAACTCTCCTACCAAAAACGCCCCTGTCCCAACCCACAGATGGCGTCACTGATCCCTTCATGGATCTCATGGTGGCCGATTTCAACAAAACCACCATTGATCCTACGCAATCTCCACCGATGGGCTACACCGAGAATGCTTCCGCCACATTTCTCTCATCGGGCAATCCTTGCCTTGATTTCTTCTTCCATGTCGTACCCGATACTCATCCTGATTTCATTAGGCAGAGGCTCCACGATGCCTGGCAGTACAACCCTTTGACCACCCTCAAGCTTATATGCAACCTTAGGGGTGTTCGTGGCACCGGAAAATCTGACAAAGAAGGCTATTATGCGGCCGCAATTTGGCTCCATCAATTCCACCCCAAAACTCTGGCTTGTAACGTTTCATCTTTATCGGATTTTGGCTACTTCAAGGACTTGCCTGAGATTCTTTACCGTCTTCTGGAGGGATATGATGTGAGGAAGATCCAGAAAACAGAGTGGAAGAAGAGAAAAATGGGAGGCAAAAGGAAAAGAACAAGTTTTAACCTTAGGCGTTCGACCTTTCGAGGTCCGTTTCAACGCCGTATCAAAAGTCAACGTTCTAAGCAATCAAGGCAACCCCAGCCCAGCGTGACCAGAGAGATGAGGATCGCGAATGCTATGCAGAGGAATAAGattgagaaagagaaagcaagcgTGGCCAGGAAAGAGAAGAAAGTAGCCATGGCGAAAAAGGTTTTTGAGAGATATAGCCGAGACCCTGATTTCCGATTTCTATATGAGCGCGTCTCAGGTTTCTTCGCCGAGCGCCTGAAAACCGACATGGAGCACCTCAATTCTGGGCGGGTGAGAAAGGTGAGCCTTGCTGCTAAATGGTGCCCATCCATCGACTCTTCCTTTGATCGATCAACTTTGCTATGTGAGAGTATTGCGAGGAAGGTATTCCCTAGAGAATCCTACCCTGAATATGAAGGAGTGGAAGAGGCACATTACGCATACAGGATTCGTGATCGGTTGAGGAAGGAGGTTCTGGTGCCACTTCGAAAGGCCTTGGAGTTACCAGAGGTGTATATTGGGCATAATAGATGGGGTGATATTCCATACAATCGGGTTGCTTCTGTGGCTATGAAATTTTACAAGGACAAGTTTTTGAAACATGATGCTGAGCGTTTCTCCCAGTATTTGGAGGATGTCAAATCAGGGAAGGCCAAGATCGCAGCGGGCGCTTTGCTCCCTCATGAGATAATTATGGCTTTGAATGATGGTGATGGTGGGCAAGTAGCAGAGTTGCAATGGAAAAGAATGGTGGATGATCTTCTCCAGAAAGGGAAGTTGAAAAACTGTATGGCTATTTGTGATGTGTCTGGTAGCATGGATGGGACACCAATGGAGGTATCTGTAGCATTGGGTTTGTTAGTTTCTGAACTGAGTGAGGAGCCGTGGAAGGGGAAGGTTATTACTTTCAGTGAAAGTCCTACTCTTCAAATAATCCAAGGAGATAGTCTTATGGAGAAGACAGAGTTTGTGAGAAGGATGGAATGGGGCATGAACACTGATTTCCAAAAGGTGTTTGATCTCATCCTGCAAGTGGCTGTTGATGGGAAATTGAAGGAGGATGAGATGATAAAGAGGGTATTTGTGTTCAGTGATATGGAGTTTGATCAAGCATCAACAAATCCTTGGGAAACAGACTATAAAGCGATAGAGAGGAAATTCAAAGAGAAAGGGTATGAAAAAGTGATCCCAGAAGTTGTGTTTTGGAATTTGAGATACTCGAAGGCTACACCAGTACCTGCAAGAGAAAAAGGGGTGGCGCTGGTGAGTGGCTATTCAAAGAATTTGATGAAGCTGTTCTTGGATGGAGATGGTATTGTAGACCCTGTTTCCATTATGGAAGCTGCCATCTCCGGGGAAGAATATCAAAAGCTTTCTGTACTGGATTGA
- the LOC110622254 gene encoding uncharacterized protein LOC110622254 — MKAPNMATITASLERSLQNCSLNHHHHRHHQQQRQRQRQSRGVLGERGERSSSSDDVEAEADAEAPQLPEQNHLLPNSDTTLELNSHLSLPYHWEQCLDLKTGEIYYINWRNGMKAKEDPRLTQEYSGDFYSEDDSSYDSEESSSESSPPSSSREHYRVQKEDHVLVVAGCKSCLMYFMVPKQVEDCPKCNGQLLHFDRSENGSP; from the exons ATGAAAGCTCCAAACATGGCTACGATCACTGCATCTTTAGAGAGGTCTCTTCAAAACTGTTCTctaaatcatcatcatcatcgtcatcatcaACAGCAGCGGCAGCGGCAGCGGCAGAGTAGGGGAGTTTTAGGGGAAAGAGGAGAGAGGTCGTCGAGCTCAGATGATgtagaagcagaagcagatgCAGAAGCACCACAACTGCCTGAGCAAAATCATCTTCTTCCTAACTCTGACACCACCTTGGAGCTCAACTCTCATCTCTCTCTCCCTTACCATTGGGAACAATGCCTCGATTTAAAG ACAGGGGAGATTTACTACATAAACTGGAGGAATGGAATGAAAGCCAAAGAAGATCCAAGGCTAACACAAGAATACAGTGGTGATTTCTACTCAGAAGATGACAGTTCATATGACAGTGAGGAGTCATCTTCAGAATCATCTCCTCCATCTTCCTCAAGAGAGCATTATAGGGTGCAGAAAGAAGACCATGTCCTGGTTGTCGCCGGTTGCAAAAGCTGTCTCATGTACTTCATGGTCCCAAAACAGGTTGAAGATTGCCCCAAATGTAATGGCCAACTTCTCCATTTTGATAGATCTGAAAATGGCTCTCCATGA
- the LOC110622465 gene encoding protein TIFY 9: MSRATVELDFFGMEKQISANSRFPKILPRQRSFRDIQSAISKINPELLKSVIASGSANQRTPENGYQLDSIKLCSVPSTPKQELTPFRPLPVYSPLQRPAFESTPETAPLTIFYNGTVAVFDVPRDKAETILKLAENGLSKSVESTNEKQLLHTLDGDLPIARRKSLQRFLEKRKERLTLAFPHASSSICRLLNKAEVGRP, from the exons atgtCCAGAGCAACTGTCGAGCTCGATTTCTTTGGCATGGAGAAACAGATCTCTGCTAACTCTCGTTTCCCTAAAATCCTTCCTCGCCAAAGGAGCTTTCGAG ATATTCAGAGCGCCATTTCAAAAATCAATCCTGAGCTTCTCAAGTCTGTGATTGCCTCTGGTTCTGCCAATCAGCGGACTCCTGAAAATGGCTATCAGTTGGATTCAATAAAGTTGTGTTCGGTGCCTTCTACCCCTAAACAAGAACTCACTCCATTTCGCCCTTTACCTGTCTATTCTCCTCTTCAAAG GCCTGCCTTCGAGAGTACTCCGGAAACGGCTCCTTTGACGATCTTCTACAACGGAACCGTTGCGGTTTTCGATGTTCCTCGAGATAAG GCGGAAACCATTTTGAAGCTTGCCGAAAATGGACTCTCCAAGTCTGTTGAATCAACCAATGAAAAACAGCTGCTGCATACTCTTGATGGAG ATCTGCCAATTGCCAGGAGAAAATCTTTGCAGAGGTTTCTAGAGAAACGCAAGGAGAG GTTGACTTTGGCATTCCCTCATGCATCCTCATCTATTTGTCGTTTATTGAACAAAGCAGAAGTGGGAAGACCGTGA